A part of Antechinus flavipes isolate AdamAnt ecotype Samford, QLD, Australia chromosome 6, AdamAnt_v2, whole genome shotgun sequence genomic DNA contains:
- the LOC127540451 gene encoding DNA-directed RNA polymerases I, II, and III subunit RPABC3-like yields the protein MDLILDISIHIYPIDWVNKFHLGIDSTFYKDGEYNCTNDQSSAFACYAALLVHFQRDSNNLYRFEVDSRIYLLVKKLAF from the exons ATGGATCTCATCTTAGATATAAGCATCCATATATATCCTATAGACTGGGTCAACAAGTTTCATTTGGGCATAGATAGTACTTTTTACAAAGATGGAGAATATAATTGTACAAATGATCAATCC TCTGCCTTTGCATGTTATGCAGCCTTGCTTGTACACTTCCAAAGAGATTCCAATAATCTCTATAGATTTGAAGTAGACTCTAGAATTTACCTTCTAGTGAAGAAACTAGCTTTCTAA